In Plasmodium sp. gorilla clade G2 genome assembly, contig: PADLG01_00_11, whole genome shotgun sequence, the following are encoded in one genomic region:
- a CDS encoding surface-associated interspersed protein 8.3 putative — translation MIPARIEEKIKKNGKKKNGFLRLKESWRDERRIYEREAYKELLISLRGDNIICLKDKKLFGENGLQNIHLELENLFIDNGLINYYEELEKEGLLILLISIILNIIRKKKEMIPARIEEKIKVKNVVPSAVYIRIKELEKLREEVRQREKEKLKKKIYVKKKVEIIEDPYKIKLLERMKWLWKTIIEIHMLILGEQRKAEWEFNKGDFLNICIDEFSRQEKKSDINVISSDLLFGEEKDVETIYMMNKQSDMWYRWVERHEHMLEKWKEEEWFLRLKESWRDEEEEYMKRAYKELLISLRGDKYHMSQRQKIIWRKWIAKHPFRVREFVIDKWFNKLFEELEKEGIISDEAIRKFLSLHEEQYDEEQIEEFIKYKKKVLVVILWIKIYMSILEEYIKEEDIESEKLFIDTSFEELKKKKEIEEEVIEDLKKDIYGIDKMKELEKYKGEDWFKQMQQDWIRREYKFVSSYNLGSDDEEEFYEFVKKPTMEIQKGLLKEQWRNVELKWIDEDSDEDWLEDVFLKKRTYIKPDDKMKHRIIREDDIYSEELKIYDEIEKRGIYLLNKKVCKWKIIIEIHLEVLSDCKMEEWEKNKEDFLDICIEELIKKQNEDKKNKEYYDYITNESDIYNIVENTKSFWNIWTNRHNYMLEKWNKENWFIQLKNDWEKEQNEYMRKTYKELLISLKGDKYNMSQRQKIIWRNWIAKHPYKIKEEIINKWLNHLLDEIDKNGIISDEAIKKFLYLEKDISDEELHKYRKKKLEVILWIKIYMSVLEEEKDEELEKKKESFLNTCIDELKKEEHSEENERMISMVDEMKKGFHICDKVEDDKKWKNEEWYNNLKKEWIKEEDKYINSLDLMEKDEIYEDGLLNNPLIEVEKGVLLEHWKDMYIKWIDEDNERDWLRIAIDKDNINKDEMNEDINRMIELNKLNDYSNKLHDNKSIKRKTIIEIHMEVLNDCKNEEWEMNKGDFLEICLQEFGNIENKEYSHIINNMLMIGDLEYKHLKVDVIERQNNLWNRWIERHRYMLEKWKKEKWFIILKENWKNEENKYMRKAYLELLISLREDVKNPMLQRQKIIWRKWIAKNLYHIESNVIKKWFDKLLEEIERKGVIELDECKNLMQFEENDEYLEELKEYRKKKLICIIWIKIYMMIIEEHKKEEYLESKEIFLDTCVEELKRKEKLEGNELCVDDMKKSILLNGQKEEIEKLKMKNWYNDLKKEWIIEEDRYFRSIINEEDDEEYKDIIRKPLRDVEKKISKKHWDDIQLKWIDEDNERDWLKIASNENEEDNYAYAMNRKKKYMNIYSEYYKRNRKKSGNNICEKLSKINGINIEKEILNHDMENTYQEADDYKIKNEYFDICFDLLKEGNMYYTNLWIKNKTIDDSYEYLDNILNKMLEKHKLLLYNMKQKNKILIDELEKEEWFINLWNDWNEERNNHMKNIPYKYNITKVFDDELKYLYIEEEKEIWKEWIFKNINNIEEWEHEYWFNDLLERYEMFTIDFSDEIYSIELENYLKEKILKIALLIDIFMAILDKSFNEVSEANNEYFTNSEMENMEYDKIYDYNDEEEKIKIREWFEKCVTETENGMIAKKNKTKKVSLPKELEEKGIMSENLEGETSIYNKQLIEQKMNILKESYSRNGDNKSLQ, via the exons atgatacCAGCGAgaatagaagaaaaaattaaa AAAAATGGAAAGAAGAAGAATGGTTTTTTAAGATTAAAAGAGAGTTGGAGAGATGAGAGAAGAATATATGAAAGAGAAGCgtataaagaattattaattaGCTTAAGAGGTGATAATATCATATGTCTCAAagacaaaaaattatttggAGAAAATGGATTGCAAAACATCCATTTAGAGTTAGAGAATTTGTTTATAGATAATggtttaataaattattatgaagAGCTTGAAAAGGAAG GTTTGTTAATTCTGCTTATTTCCATTATACTGAACATAATTCGCAAa aaaaaagaaatgatacCAGCGAgaatagaagaaaaaattaaagtaaAAAATGTGGTTCCTTCTGCTGtgtatataagaataaaagaaTTAGAAAAGTTACGTGAAGAAGTTAGGCAAagggaaaaagaaaaattaaaaaaaaaaatatacgttaaaaaaaaagttgaaATTATAGAGGAtccttataaaattaaattattagaaAGAATGAAATGGTTATGGAAAACTATTATAGAAATACATATGTTAATTTTGGGAGAACAAAGAAAAGCAGAATGGGAATTTAATAAAGgagattttttaaatatatgtattgatGAATTTTCAAGGCAGGAAAAAAAATCagatataaatgtaatatcAAGTGATTTGTTATTTGGTGAAGAAAAAGATGTAGaaactatatatatgatgaataaGCAAAGCGATATGTGGTATAGATGGGTTGAACGGCATGAACATATGTTAGAAAAATGGAAAGAAGAAGAATGGTTTTTAAGATTAAAAGAGAGTTGGagagatgaagaagaagaatataTGAAGAGAGCgtataaagaattattaattaGCTTAAGAGGTGATAAATATCATATGTCTCAAagacaaaaaattatttggAGAAAATGGATTGCAAAACATCCATTTAGAGTTAGAGAATTTGTTATAGATAAATggtttaataaattatttgaagAGCTTGAAAAGGAAGGTATCATATCTGATGAAGCCATAAgaaaatttttatctttacatGAAGAACAATATGATGAAGAACAAATCGaagaatttataaaatataaaaagaaagtgTTGGTGGTTATATTatggataaaaatatatatgtcaatattggaggaatatataaaggaAGAAGATATAGAGAGTGAAAAGTTATTTATAGATACATCGtttgaagaattaaaaaagaaaaaagaaatagaagAAGAAGTGATAGAAGATttgaaaaaagatatatatggaaTAGATAAAATGAAAGAACTTGAAAAGTATAAAGGAGAGGATTGGTTTAAGCAAATGCAACAAGATTGGATTAGAAGAGAATATAAATTTGTTTCGTCATATAATTTGGGAAGTGACGATGAAGAGGAGTTTTATGAATTTGTTAAGAAACCAACAATGGAAATACAAAAAGGtttattaaaagaacaaTGGAGAAATGTAGAATTAAAATGGATTGATGAAGATAGTGATGAAGATTGGTTGGAAgatgtttttttaaaaaaaaggacGTATATAAAACCTGATGATAAAATGAAGCATAGAATAATTAGAGAGGATGATATATATAGcgaagaattaaaaatttatgatgaaatagaaaaaagaggtatttatttattaaataaaaaggtATGTAAATGGAAAATCATCATTGAAATACATTTGGAGGTATTATCCGATTGTAAAATGGAAGAGtgggaaaaaaataaagaggactttttagatatatgtatagaagaattgataaaaaaacaaaatgaagataaaaaaaataaagaatattatgattatataacaaatgaaAGTGATATTTACAACATAGTGGAGAATACCAAATCATTTTGGAATATTTGGACAAATAGACACAATTATATGTTAGAAAAAtggaataaagaaaattggtttattcaattaaaaaatgattgggagaaagaacaaaatgaatatatgagaaaaacatacaaagaattattaataagTCTAAAGGGtgacaaatataatatgtcgcagagacaaaaaataatttggAGGAATTGGATTGCAAAACATCcttacaaaataaaagaagaaattataaataaatggtTAAATCATTTATTGGATGAGATAGATAAAAATGGTATAATTAGTGACGAagctataaaaaaatttttatatttagaaaaagatatatcaGATGAGGAGTTACATAAATATAGGAAGAAAAAGTTAGAAGTAATTTTgtggataaaaatatatatgtctgTTTTGGAAGAAGAGAAGGATGAAGAATtagagaaaaaaaaggagTCCTTTTTAAATACATGTATAGATGAGTTAAAAAAGGAAGAACATtctgaagaaaatgaaagaaTGATATCAATGGTTGATGAAATGAAAAAGGGATTTCATATATGTGATAAGGTAGAAGATGACAAAAAGTGGAAAAATGAAGAATGgtataataatttgaaaaaagaatggataaaagaagaagataaatatataaattctttGGATTTAATGGAAAAGGATGAAATATATGAGGATGGTTTGTTGAATAATCCCCTTATAGAAGTAGAAAAAGGTGTATTATTAGAACATTGGAaagatatgtatataaaatggaTTGATGAAGATAATGAGAGAGATTGGTTACGTATCGCAAtagataaagataatataaacaaagaCGAAATGAATGAGGACATAAATAGAATGATCGAGTTGAATAAATTAAACGattattcaaataaattgcatgataataaaagtatCAAAAGGAAAACCATCATAGAAATTCATATGGAAGTTTTGAACGACTGCAAAAATGAAGAGTGGGAAATGAATAAAGGGGACTTTTTAGAAATATGTTTGCAAGAATTTggaaatattgaaaataaggAATATTcccatattataaataacatGTTAATGATAGGAGACCTAgaatataaacatttaaaaGTGGATGTAATAGAGAGACAAAACAATTTGTGGAATAGATGGATAGAAAGACATAGATATATGTTggaaaaatggaaaaaagaaaaatggtttattatattgaaaGAGAATTGGAAGAATGAagagaataaatatatgagaAAAGCTTATTTAGAATTGTTGATTAGTTTAAGAGAGGATGTTAAAAATCCAATGTTACAAAggcaaaaaattatatggagAAAGTGGATtgcaaaaaatttatatcatatagaatcaaatgttataaaaaaatggttTGATAAATTATTAGAAGAAATTGAAAGAAAAGGAGTTATTGAATTAGATGAATGTAAAAATTTAATGCAGtttgaagaaaatgatgaatatttggaagaattaaaagaatataggaaaaaaaaattaatatgtatcatatggataaaaatatatatgatgataattgaGGAACACAAAAAGGAGGAATATTTAGAAagtaaagaaatatttttggATACATGTGTAGAAGAattgaaaagaaaagaaaaattagagGGTAATGAATTATGTGTGGatgatatgaaaaaaagTATCCTATTAAATGGtcaaaaagaagaaatagaaaaattaaaaatgaaaaattggTATAATGATTTGAAGAAAGAATGGATAATTGAAGAAGATAGATATTTCAGATcaataataaatgaagaagatgatgaagaatataaagatataataagaaaGCCATTAAGAgatgttgaaaaaaaaatatcaaaaaagcATTGGGATGATATTCAATTAAAATGGATAGATGAAGATAACGAAAGGGATTGGTTAAAAATTGCAagtaatgaaaatgaagaagataatTACGCTTATGCAATGAAtaggaagaaaaaatatatgaatatttatagtgaatattataaaaggaatagaaaaaaaagtggaaataatatatgtgaaaaattaagtaaaataaatggaataaatatagaaaaggAAATATTGAATCATGATATGGAAAATACTTATCAAGAAGCAGATGactataaaataaagaatgaaTATTTCGATATTTGCTTTGATTTGTTGAAAGAAggaaatatgtattatacaaatttatggataaaaaataaaacaattgatgattcatatgaatatttggataatatattaaataaaatgttggagaaacataaattattgttatataatatgaaacaaaaaaataagatattAATTGATGAACTGGAAAAAGAGGAATGGTTTATTAATTTGTGGAATGATTGGAATGAAGAAAGAAATaatcatatgaaaaatataccatataaatataatattacaaaagTTTTTGATGAcgaattaaaatatttatatattgaagaagaaaaagaaatatggaAAGAAtggatatttaaaaatataaataatatagagGAATGGGAACATGAATACTGGTTTAATGATTTATTAGAAAGATATGAAATGTTTACAATTGATTTTAGTGATGAAATATATAGTATAGAATTagaaaattatttga